In the genome of Anabaena cylindrica PCC 7122, the window AGTTCTGACAATGTTTTGAGGCGAAATAACATTATGCTCAGAACCCATAGGTTCACTGATATCTATGGTCGCAGGGATAACACCGTGTGACATACTTAAAATCGTCTTTGTTATCCCCACCATGCCGGCAGCAACGAGTAAATGACCAACATTAGTTTTAGCCGAACCCACCAAAGGCGTTGCTTGGTGTTGACCAAAAAAGCCTTCAACAGAGTTGCATTCTGTGGTATCTCCCAACAAAGTGCCGGTCGCGTGACACTCTAAATAATCTATTGTTTGGGGGTTAAGGTTAGCCTCAGCGTATGCTCTTTGGTACGCGAGAGTTTGTCCTTGAGCATTAGGACTGAGGAGGTGCTTACCTTTACCATCATTAGATAGACCATTACCGCAGATTGTTGCTAAAATGCGATCGCCATCTCGAACAGCATCACTGTATCTTTTCAGCATTACCATCCCAATCCCTTCGGAGGTAATTAACCCGCGTGATGCCTTATCTAGAGGACGACTAATGCCATTTTCGGGATATCCTTGAATACCGGAAAACAACATTCTTAAAAACAACGGATCTGAACAACTAATAGCACCAGCTAACATCAAATCAGCTTTACCAGATTGTAGATAATGGGATGCTAATTTAATGGCATAAAATGCTGATGAACAGGCAGCATCTATACAGCAATGAGTTCCAGAAAGAGAAAATGCACGGGAAATTATAGCAGCAGGTAAGCCGCTCACCATAGCATTATATGGAGATGCTTTAGCGGCAGTTAATGCACCACCTAAACGGAAGTCTTTTTCCTGTAAAAGTTCACCAATTGCAGGTTCAATTGTTTGCTGATAAAGAGGAGCAAATAATTGATTAGAAGCTTTGGTTGGTAAAGAGAGAGTTCCTAAAATTACGCCACATTTTGAGAGTGCAGTTTTATTTCCCCAATAACCACTTTGGATAATGGCTTGTTTGGCAGCATACAATGACCATTTAAAGGTATTGTCTAAGCTTTCTACAAATACCCCAGGTAAATTGTAATCACTAGCATCAAACTTAAAGTCACGGATAAATCCACCTTTAAGAAAGTAGAATTTTTCCGGTTTACCTTTTTCAGAATCGTAGAATATAGCAGGATCAATTCCCAAATCCGCTACACTTAATGGTGATGTAGAATCTTTTTCTTCGGTAAGATTCTGCCAAAATTCTTCAGGATTTTTAGCATCGGGAAAGAGGCAAGATAACCCGATAATAGCTATTTTTTCCACTCTTGAAATCCTCGTTGGGGCATAAGACGTTGTTCAGGATTTACGCTATTCCCCCAATCGCGGTTTTTTGTGTAGGTTGGGTTGACGCA includes:
- a CDS encoding polyketide synthase; this translates as MEKIAIIGLSCLFPDAKNPEEFWQNLTEEKDSTSPLSVADLGIDPAIFYDSEKGKPEKFYFLKGGFIRDFKFDASDYNLPGVFVESLDNTFKWSLYAAKQAIIQSGYWGNKTALSKCGVILGTLSLPTKASNQLFAPLYQQTIEPAIGELLQEKDFRLGGALTAAKASPYNAMVSGLPAAIISRAFSLSGTHCCIDAACSSAFYAIKLASHYLQSGKADLMLAGAISCSDPLFLRMLFSGIQGYPENGISRPLDKASRGLITSEGIGMVMLKRYSDAVRDGDRILATICGNGLSNDGKGKHLLSPNAQGQTLAYQRAYAEANLNPQTIDYLECHATGTLLGDTTECNSVEGFFGQHQATPLVGSAKTNVGHLLVAAGMVGITKTILSMSHGVIPATIDISEPMGSEHNVISPQNIVRTATPWPSKGTKHVALSAFGFGGTNSHLILEQGEVSK